One window of the Pseudomonas sihuiensis genome contains the following:
- a CDS encoding VOC family protein encodes MAALCPFHLAFPVDDLAAARNFYGNLLGCSEGRSSSEWIDFNFYGHQIVAHLAPDEAGAVPANAVDGHGVPVRHFGVVLPMHDWQVAADKLSAAGVEFIIKPYIRFKGEPGEQATMFFKDPSGNAVEMKAFADINNLFAR; translated from the coding sequence ATGGCCGCACTATGCCCGTTCCACCTGGCCTTTCCGGTTGACGACCTGGCCGCCGCCCGCAATTTCTACGGCAACCTGCTCGGTTGCAGCGAAGGTCGCAGCTCGTCAGAGTGGATCGACTTCAATTTCTACGGCCACCAGATCGTCGCCCACCTGGCACCTGACGAAGCAGGCGCGGTACCGGCCAACGCGGTCGATGGCCACGGCGTGCCGGTGCGCCACTTCGGCGTCGTCCTGCCGATGCACGACTGGCAGGTCGCTGCCGATAAACTCAGCGCCGCCGGTGTCGAGTTCATCATCAAGCCCTATATCCGCTTCAAGGGCGAGCCGGGCGAACAGGCGACGATGTTCTTCAAGGACCCGAGCGGCAACGCCGTCGAAATGAAGGCCTTCGCCGACATCAACAACCTGTTCGCCCGCTGA
- a CDS encoding homoserine dehydrogenase, producing the protein MQTLKVAIAGFGGVGRATANLLLQRRDHYRQVYGVDVRLVAVCGSRAGLTDANGLQANQLDDLQPGLSGPDFVAASGAEVLIEAGPSDFRSGGPGLDYLCAALSAGRDCVVISKGALVHSGPRLRELARASGAQLKLSGAAAAALPTLDLLEYSLAGCKVLSIEGILNATTNYLLDAMRTQGLGFDAALREAQAGGFAEADTRNDTEGWDTGCKLLLLANFGLGAELTMADVEVDGIHSITAQRIEAWRAQGLVPRLVGNLSYRDGAIRASVGIKTYPLSDPFAQVNGKNKAIRISSDAMGETIAIGGGAEPLATAAAALKDFEHILQARGRSPLLY; encoded by the coding sequence ATGCAAACGCTCAAGGTTGCAATCGCCGGTTTCGGCGGTGTTGGCCGCGCCACCGCCAACCTGCTGTTGCAACGTCGCGACCACTATCGCCAGGTTTATGGCGTGGACGTGCGACTGGTTGCCGTATGTGGCTCACGCGCCGGCCTGACTGATGCCAATGGCCTGCAGGCCAACCAGCTGGACGACCTGCAGCCTGGGCTGTCCGGCCCGGATTTCGTCGCAGCGAGCGGTGCCGAGGTGCTGATCGAGGCCGGCCCCAGCGATTTTCGCAGCGGCGGGCCAGGCCTGGACTACCTCTGTGCGGCGCTGTCCGCCGGGCGCGACTGCGTCGTCATCTCCAAGGGCGCGCTGGTGCACAGCGGGCCGCGCCTGCGCGAACTGGCGCGCGCCTCCGGAGCGCAGCTGAAACTCAGTGGCGCAGCGGCCGCCGCCCTGCCCACGCTCGACCTGCTCGAGTACAGCCTGGCCGGCTGCAAGGTGCTCAGCATCGAGGGCATTCTCAATGCCACCACCAACTACCTGCTCGATGCCATGCGCACCCAGGGGCTCGGTTTCGACGCTGCACTGCGTGAGGCGCAGGCCGGCGGCTTCGCCGAAGCGGATACACGCAACGACACCGAAGGTTGGGACACCGGCTGCAAGCTCCTGCTACTGGCCAACTTCGGCCTTGGCGCCGAGCTGACCATGGCTGACGTCGAGGTCGATGGCATCCATTCGATCACCGCGCAACGTATCGAAGCCTGGCGAGCACAGGGCCTGGTTCCCCGTCTGGTCGGCAACCTCAGCTACAGGGACGGCGCGATCCGCGCCAGCGTCGGGATCAAGACCTATCCGCTGTCCGATCCCTTCGCTCAGGTGAACGGGAAAAACAAGGCGATCCGCATCAGCAGCGACGCCATGGGCGAGACGATCGCCATCGGCGGCGGCGCTGAACCCCTCGCCACCGCTGCCGCCGCGCTAAAGGACTTCGAACATATTCTCCAGGCCAGGGGGCGCTCCCCCCTGCTTTATTGA
- a CDS encoding glutamine amidotransferase: protein MTQRTLQAIHHVGFEDLGSFEAPLRAASYQIEYIDAAERDLSQLDPLAADLLVVLGGPIGVYDHDRYPLLCAELELLRVRLAADKPTLGICLGAQLMAAALGSSVYPGPAKEIGWSPLELAASDYQPLAALRDIAVLHWHGDTFDLPEGCTLLASTPLCRQQAFARGQNVLGLQFHPEVRGDRFEHWLLGHASELASSGIDPVTLRHDAKRHASALEQAGTIMLGAWLTKLKH, encoded by the coding sequence ATGACCCAACGCACCCTGCAAGCCATCCACCACGTCGGTTTCGAGGATCTCGGTAGCTTCGAGGCACCGCTGCGCGCTGCCAGCTACCAGATCGAGTACATCGACGCTGCGGAACGTGACCTCAGCCAACTCGACCCGCTCGCAGCCGACCTGCTGGTGGTGCTTGGCGGCCCTATCGGCGTCTATGACCACGACCGCTACCCGCTCCTCTGCGCTGAACTGGAACTGCTGCGCGTACGCCTGGCAGCCGATAAGCCGACGCTGGGCATCTGCCTCGGTGCGCAGCTGATGGCAGCAGCACTGGGCTCCAGCGTCTATCCAGGGCCAGCCAAGGAAATCGGCTGGTCGCCCCTGGAGCTGGCAGCCTCCGACTATCAGCCACTTGCCGCCCTGCGCGATATCGCCGTGCTGCATTGGCATGGCGACACCTTCGACCTGCCGGAAGGCTGCACCCTGCTCGCCTCGACCCCGCTATGCCGCCAGCAGGCCTTCGCTCGCGGGCAGAACGTGCTGGGTCTGCAATTTCACCCGGAAGTGCGCGGCGACCGCTTCGAGCATTGGCTGCTGGGCCATGCCAGCGAACTGGCCAGCTCGGGCATCGATCCCGTCACCCTGCGTCACGACGCCAAGCGTCATGCCAGCGCCCTCGAGCAAGCGGGCACCATCATGCTAGGCGCCTGGCTCACCAAGCTGAAGCACTGA